One Candidatus Nanosynbacter featherlites genomic region harbors:
- the pyrD gene encoding dihydroorotate dehydrogenase (quinone) yields the protein MYKYLVKPLLFLLTPDFTHRLIIFCGRMAQAIPLIRWMVRKMWSFQDRALQQEIDGVTYRNPVGLSAGFDKNIQLSSLMGDVGFGFASGGSVTLEPRKGNRRPWFHRLPKTKSVVVYAGMPNYGLKKISRHIIKNRSRVQGVPTVVSVAVIANKSTKDAFGPRVSEDLIIKDVKKAVEYIVKHQLASVVEINISCPNAGKEPFIYPETLDMLLREMDDIERNVPFWVKMPHLYDMQQFDSLLQTIVKHNIQGVTVANLVKDRTMVTIKDPLTDEIRGGLSGEPTREHSLELIRHAYQKYGDRLTIIGVGGIFTAEDAYAKIRAGASLVGLITGLFFEGPQLVGRINRELVTLLKNDGFSHISEAVGADLKKKSKKSKKS from the coding sequence ATGTATAAATATCTTGTTAAGCCACTATTATTTTTATTAACGCCTGATTTTACGCATAGGCTAATTATTTTCTGTGGTCGTATGGCGCAAGCAATACCACTCATCCGTTGGATGGTCCGTAAAATGTGGAGTTTTCAAGACAGAGCACTGCAGCAGGAGATTGATGGCGTTACTTATCGCAATCCAGTTGGTTTGTCAGCAGGATTTGATAAGAATATTCAGTTGTCGTCACTAATGGGAGATGTTGGATTTGGTTTTGCTTCGGGTGGATCGGTGACGTTGGAGCCAAGAAAGGGCAATCGACGTCCTTGGTTTCACCGTTTGCCAAAGACAAAATCGGTGGTGGTATATGCTGGTATGCCAAATTATGGGCTGAAGAAAATCAGTCGCCACATTATTAAGAATAGGTCACGTGTTCAGGGTGTGCCGACAGTTGTTTCGGTGGCTGTTATCGCCAATAAATCTACGAAAGACGCATTTGGTCCGCGCGTTTCAGAGGACCTGATCATTAAGGATGTAAAAAAGGCTGTAGAATATATCGTGAAGCATCAATTGGCGAGCGTTGTAGAGATCAACATCTCTTGTCCAAATGCAGGTAAAGAACCGTTTATCTATCCGGAGACGTTGGACATGCTACTACGAGAGATGGACGATATAGAGAGAAATGTGCCGTTTTGGGTAAAAATGCCACATTTGTATGATATGCAGCAGTTTGACTCACTGTTGCAGACTATTGTGAAGCATAATATCCAAGGTGTGACAGTAGCTAACTTGGTGAAGGATCGTACGATGGTGACTATCAAAGATCCACTAACCGATGAAATCCGTGGTGGGTTGAGTGGTGAGCCGACGCGTGAACATAGTTTAGAATTAATTCGTCATGCGTATCAGAAGTACGGTGATAGATTGACGATTATTGGCGTGGGTGGAATTTTTACAGCTGAAGATGCGTACGCTAAGATCAGGGCTGGTGCTAGTTTGGTGGGTTTGATCACGGGGCTGTTCTTTGAAGGTCCGCAATTGGTCGGACGCATAAACCGCGAGCTGGTGACATTGCTCAAAAATGATGGTTTTTCTCATATTTCCGAGGCGGTTGGTGCAGATTTGAAGAAAAAGTCAAAAAAGTCGAAAAAAAGTTAA